GTCCGCTAGGGGGCGCCAGGTTTTTTCCCAGCCATACCCACCAATCGGCTCCCATTTATTAAACGAGTCTTTGAAGGCCATCAGATAGATGCCATGCCAGTTTCCCTTTTCATCCCAGCGCGACTGGCCAAAACCCGCGCCCCACGGACGCTCGTTGTATTTATCGGTTTTCTCTTTGTCATAAGCAAAACGCGCATGCCACGTTATTGCCGGGACATAGAGATCATAATGTTCAGGTGCCGTCCATGTCTGGGAAACATTATCCGTAAAGGTTGAGAACCAGCCTTTATCCGTCGCGTTGCCTTCTGCCTGTGCAACAGAACAAAACGTTAACTGCCCAAAAATAAACAACAAAATAGAGAAAAATGTATTACGTACAATCACAATGCAATTACCATTCTTAGTATTCGAGGCAAAGTTTACCATAAAGTACTTGAATCAAAGCTTAACGACATCGGCGTTATTCCTAATTATTCAGCTTCTTTTCGGGAATATTCTTAAGGAAAGGCGGCGATGCGTTCAAAATAAACCCACAAGGGGTGTGACTTTACCCATTTAATGTTCTGAATCAGTGATATGTAAAACCACACAAAACATTAACAATTTGTTATCATTATTAGGACATGTTGCGCTATTTCTGACGGTCAAGACCCTCATGACATAAATGTATGGGCCATGGCAAAAAGACGGTTGTTCTGTTCTTTAGTCGTCTGTTTATTGATTTTAATCAGCAAGAACAGGCCAATTATTCGGCACATTTTCATCCTTCTTTTTTTTGATTTTTTGTGCTCCATTGCAGCAGAGATACAGGGGAAATCATGCTTACGTTATT
This region of Enterobacter asburiae genomic DNA includes:
- the pagP gene encoding lipid IV(A) palmitoyltransferase PagP, whose amino-acid sequence is MVNFASNTKNGNCIVIVRNTFFSILLFIFGQLTFCSVAQAEGNATDKGWFSTFTDNVSQTWTAPEHYDLYVPAITWHARFAYDKEKTDKYNERPWGAGFGQSRWDEKGNWHGIYLMAFKDSFNKWEPIGGYGWEKTWRPLADENFHVGLGYTAGVTARDNWKYIPIPVLLPLASIGYGPATFQMTYIPGTYNNGNVYFAWMRFQF